A genomic region of Arachis stenosperma cultivar V10309 chromosome 9, arast.V10309.gnm1.PFL2, whole genome shotgun sequence contains the following coding sequences:
- the LOC130950885 gene encoding uncharacterized protein LOC130950885, producing MDNTPARFKCSYGGEIRHHDDEHHRYPYYAGGIHRMLQVQGDINFAVMTAELSLLCGGAAVTSFKYLIPGDDLDTLVTVSDDRDFCYLMREYDLHYRGSGSLDPMRIFLDIVEQGGGAVAPQAPAPLSASDEDRRVNMELEGQLETQWGRVGGHVSFSFPGPLTPASALILFALILLLSLPIAFVLQNYLVTNADAEFRDFEHHRDGIIHFEKHMNQLPGALEVPAKDTIEMVLHDKKGSRIHASLPKALVKKFCPVANIIQNGNIDDKELIDIFVEVVGNKGRQIVFTFEDLDKNRVTCILFGTLVDHILPHLDSIGPGPLIVAKSFLDKVHVQSSYYASKLHVNVYIKEVVDSKNRLGSTCQVTSQYISHLSSQPSYSVSDEINGGLVRLKSIEELLNCPNEGSYWILASIVRLDVGKDDWFYKGCTQYPHKLGGAEPFYCKRCDQADSNLLRFRLQVIVSDGTGSITLVLWDREAMQVVGKTATEIKENSFDDGDADTYPKALDSVIDTKLLIKVAVSSRNINGYDDVYNVMRISDDEELITKLGHDAADSVDDEFHTTSS from the exons ATGGATAATACGCCGGCGAGGTTTAAGTGCAGCTACGGCGGCGAGATCAGGCACCACGACGACGAACACCACCGCTACCCCTACTATGCTGGCGGCATCCACAGGATGCTCCAAGTTCAAGGCGACATAAATTTTGCTGTTATGACCGCCGAGCTCTCCTTACTCTGCGGCGGCGCTGCCGTAACCTCCTTTAAGTACCTTATCCCCGGCGACGACCTCGACACCCTGGTCACCGTCTCGGATGACAGGGACTTCTGTTACCTTATGCGCGAATACGATCTGCACTACCGCGGTTCCGGTTCGCTCGACCCGATGAGGATCTTCCTCGACATCGTCGAACAAGGCGGCGGCGCTGTTGCTCCTCAGGCACCTGCCCCGCTGAGTGCCTCCGACGAGGATCGACGCGTGAACATGGAGCTGGAGGGTCAATTGGAGACGCAGTGGGGGCGCGTGGGAGGTCACGTTTCGTTTTCTTTTCCCGGGCCGTTGACTCCTGCATCAGCCCTCATACTCTTCGCtctgattcttcttctttcgcTACCAATCGCATTCGTACTTCAAAATTATTTAGTTACGAATGCTGATGCAGAGTTCAGGGACTTTGAACATCATCGTGACGGGATTATTCACTTTGAGAAGCACATGAATCAATTACCTGGAGCATTG GAGGTTCCCGCTAAGGATACCATTGAAATGGTGTTGCATGATAAAAAG GGTAGCAGAATACATGCTTCTCTCCCAAAGGCATTGGTCAAGAAGTTTTGTCCTGTTGCTAACATCATACAAAACGGCAATATAGATGACAAGGAACTCATTG ATATATTTGTTGAGGTGGTTGGTAACAAGGGAAGACAAATTGTCTTTACTTTTGAGGATTTGGA CAAAAATAGGGTGACCTGTATTTTGTTTGGAACACTAGTGGATCATATTCTTCCCCACCTTGATTCAATTGGTCCTGGACCACTCATTGTTGCTAAAAGTTTCTTAG ACAAGGTGCATGTTCAGAGCAGTTACTATGCATCAAAGCTCCATGTGAACGTCTACATAAAAGAAGTTGTGGATTCCAAAAATAG GTTGGGGAGTACTTGCCAGGTTACTTCGCAGTATATAAGTCATCTCTCATCTCAACCTAGCTATTCTGTGAGTGATGAGATTAATGGTGGATTAGTAAGATTGAAGTCAATAGAGGAGCTTCTGAATTGTCCAAAT GAGGGTTCTTATTGGATTCTGGCTAGTATAGTGCGTTTGGATGTTGGAAAAGATGATTGGTTTTACAAGGGATGTACCCAATACCCCCATAAACTAGGAGGTGCTGAACCATTTTATTGCAAGAGATGTGATCAAGCGGATTCCAATCTTCTACg GTTTAGGCTTCAAGTTATAGTGTCTGATGGCACTGGAAGTATAACATTGGTTCTGTGGGATAGGGAAGCCATGCAAGTTGTTGGGAAGACAGCAACAGAGATAAAAGAAAACTCATTT GATGATGGTGATGCAGACACTTATCCTAAAGCTCTTGATTCAGTGATAGATACAAAGCTTCTGATTAAGGTTGCTGTGTCATCAAGGAACATTAACGGTTATGATGATGTCTATAATGTTATGAGGATATCCGATGATGAAGAATTGATTACAAAATTGGGCCATGATGCTGCT GATTCAGTTGATGATGAGTTTCATACAACTTCTAGTTAG
- the LOC130948389 gene encoding uncharacterized protein LOC130948389 encodes METEVIFLCSYGGQIKFHDGTNQHMYEGGKNKKLRVRSSINFNDLIAELADNSGTADVAYFEYQISGYGLETLVSVTNDRDLRNLMREFDPNIPDDVKRIFLFPEKNPSPSPPPPQRLERVDSPLQVAENASELEAVAGPRVNHVVHYLMLVSAGLLFTAVLLFLVPFVFTLQPQNHSVMVVNDDLKSTGTIAPLGSDDLDDQSVSDKAAAVPAFDPSNAADFYVFISFRGKDSRINFVCHLHQALNQQQIKVFIDHKLPKGHSIWPSLLKAIESSHLSLVIFSQDYASSKWCLQELVKILETMKQQGQVVLPVFYNIDPSHVRYQLGSFKQAFEKHVQKFDPIVVQNWKTALTEAADLIGWDSKSPYIRDDDDLVQQIVEDVLEKKNQYCKSKA; translated from the exons atggAGACGGAAGTGATTTTCTTATGCAGCTACGGTGGGCAGATCAAGTTCCACGACGGAACCAACCAACACATGTACGAAGGCGGCAAAAACAAGAAACTCCGCGTTCGCagcagcatcaatttcaatgaCTTGATCGCCGAGCTCGCCGACAACAGCGGCACTGCCGACGTGGCCTACTTCGAGTACCAGATCTCAGGGTACGGCCTAGAAACCCTCGTCAGCGTCACCAACGACAGAGACCTCCGCAACCTGATGCGGGAGTTCGATCCGAACATACCCGACGACGTCAAGCGTATCTTCCTCTTCCCTGAGAAAAATCCTTCAccctctcctcctcctccgcAGCGCTTGGAGCGCGTCGATTCACCGCTGCAAGTCGCTGAGAACGCGTCCGAGCTGGAGGCAGTTGCAGGTCCGCGTGTGAACCACGTGGTTCACTACTTGATGCTTGTATCGGCCGGTTTACTCTTCACAGCGGTACTACTTTTTTTGGTACCCTTCGTATTCACCCTTCAACCGCAGAATCATTCAGTTATGGTCGTTAACGACGACCTCAAGAGCACTGGAACTATCGCACCACTTGGATCTGATGATCTTGATGATCAATCTGTCTCCGACAAAGCTGCAGCAGTACCG GCTTTCGATCCGTCGAATGCTGCAGATTTTTATGTGTTTATCAGTTTTAGAGGCAAGGACTCGCGCATCAACTTCGTGTGTCATCTTCACCAAGCTCTCAACCAACAACAAATCAAAGTCTTCATAGATCACAAGCTCCCAAAAGGACACAGCATATGGCCTTCACTCTTAAAGGCTATTGAAAGTTCACATTTATCTCTTGTCATTTTCTCACAGGACTATGCTTCCAGCAAGTGGTGTTTGCAAGAATTGGTCAAAATATTAGAGACCATGAAGCAACAAGGACAAGTTGTTCTCCCTGTTTTTTATAATATAGATCCATCACATGTGCGTTACCAGCTTGGAAGTTTTAAACAAGCATTCGAAAAGCACGTGCAGAAATTTGACCCAATTGTGGTTCAAAATTGGAAGACGGCTCTCACTGAAGCAGCAGATTTGATTGGTTGGGATTCAAAGTCACCCTACATTAG GGATGATGATGATCTTGTTCAGCAGATAGTGGAAGATGTTTTAGAGAAGAAGAATCAATATTGCAAATCCAAGGCTTGA